Proteins co-encoded in one Haloarcula sp. DT43 genomic window:
- a CDS encoding DUF7562 family protein: MGFKNAWHRDTDEDVCCIACGETVARSDAREYDKYGDRWDRADKSFEYLCKPCYREYCHLDRTGLEDRLEAAGAGTVGRGEFLRRYRDQAEQTRADGR; this comes from the coding sequence ATGGGATTCAAAAACGCCTGGCACCGCGACACCGACGAGGACGTCTGTTGTATCGCCTGCGGTGAGACGGTCGCTCGCTCTGACGCGCGCGAGTACGACAAGTACGGCGACCGATGGGACCGCGCGGACAAGTCCTTCGAGTACCTGTGTAAGCCCTGCTACCGGGAGTACTGTCACCTCGACCGGACCGGGCTGGAAGACCGGCTCGAAGCGGCCGGTGCCGGGACGGTGGGCCGAGGTGAGTTTCTCAGACGCTACCGCGACCAGGCGGAACAGACACGCGCCGACGGTCGCTGA
- a CDS encoding PGF-CTERM sorting domain-containing protein: protein MHRAVPALGLAALVVLSGCVTASVDSTVAADGTVSEYDLTLEMSPSVYDGLQSRAGQEGYDSVEGYLLADVNVSRMDDYTYEQELDGENVTLSMTFTNWTPGPDSDVSTTVSGGNVTYVDRTFRTASENTDVAFGDGVAVEYRLTMPADITSSNADLVRNDTAVWEYAADEPVEEPVRATSPAPSSAFGPGMGIPVAVVALLGAALLARRD from the coding sequence ATGCACAGAGCAGTCCCCGCGCTCGGTCTCGCCGCCCTCGTCGTCCTCTCGGGTTGTGTAACCGCGTCAGTCGACTCGACGGTGGCCGCCGACGGCACCGTCTCGGAGTACGACCTGACCCTGGAGATGTCCCCGTCGGTGTACGACGGCCTCCAGAGCCGGGCCGGACAGGAGGGCTACGACTCGGTCGAGGGGTATCTCCTGGCCGACGTGAACGTCAGCCGGATGGACGACTACACCTACGAACAGGAACTGGACGGCGAGAACGTCACGCTCTCGATGACGTTCACGAACTGGACGCCCGGCCCGGACAGCGACGTGTCGACCACCGTCAGCGGCGGCAACGTCACTTACGTGGACCGGACGTTCCGCACGGCGAGCGAGAACACCGACGTGGCCTTCGGGGACGGCGTCGCGGTCGAGTACCGGCTGACGATGCCCGCCGACATCACGTCCTCGAACGCCGACCTCGTCCGGAACGACACCGCCGTCTGGGAGTACGCGGCCGACGAACCGGTCGAGGAACCGGTCCGCGCGACCAGCCCCGCGCCGTCCTCGGCCTTCGGACCCGGCATGGGGATTCCCGTCGCCGTCGTGGCGCTACTGGGGGCCGCACTGCTGGCCCGCCGGGACTGA
- a CDS encoding cytochrome c oxidase subunit 3 yields MSVSDEHADDGHGEHHLPATEDWPHGFGEASWWPFVTAIGGSGIYVSAALFVLSMGENALVGQTVAAGATAGSVGIFLVGLYGWLYHAFVSDFWDRGTDYHSDKTLKFAMLLFLGTEIATFGAGFVYYFIVRGGEVWTQAAVPEVFGSLVIINTLLLVASSVTLHFSHLALRNGNRDRFLKLLGATLLLGVVFIGGQVYEYYEFIVHEGFTVTGGIYGSAFYGLTGLHGLHVSMGAVLLGIVFVRAYYGQYSAERHTSVSTASMYWHFVDVVWIFLVVVLYMGANLV; encoded by the coding sequence ATGAGTGTCTCCGATGAACACGCGGACGACGGCCACGGGGAGCACCACCTCCCGGCGACGGAGGACTGGCCCCACGGGTTCGGCGAGGCCAGCTGGTGGCCCTTCGTGACGGCAATCGGTGGTTCGGGCATCTACGTCAGCGCGGCCCTGTTCGTGCTCTCGATGGGCGAGAACGCGCTGGTCGGCCAGACGGTCGCGGCGGGCGCGACGGCCGGCAGCGTCGGCATCTTCCTCGTCGGCCTCTACGGCTGGCTGTACCACGCCTTCGTCTCCGACTTCTGGGACCGGGGCACCGACTACCACTCCGACAAGACGCTGAAGTTCGCGATGCTGTTGTTCCTCGGGACCGAAATCGCCACCTTCGGGGCCGGTTTCGTCTACTACTTCATCGTCCGCGGCGGCGAGGTCTGGACGCAGGCGGCCGTGCCCGAAGTGTTCGGCTCGCTCGTCATCATCAACACGCTGCTCCTGGTCGCTAGCTCGGTGACGCTTCACTTCAGCCACCTCGCGCTCCGGAACGGGAACCGCGACCGGTTCCTGAAACTGCTCGGCGCGACGCTGCTGCTCGGCGTCGTCTTCATCGGCGGGCAGGTCTACGAGTACTACGAGTTCATCGTCCACGAGGGCTTTACCGTCACCGGCGGCATCTACGGCTCCGCGTTCTACGGGCTGACCGGGCTCCACGGCCTGCACGTCAGCATGGGGGCCGTGCTGCTGGGTATCGTCTTCGTCCGCGCGTACTACGGGCAGTACTCCGCCGAGCGACACACGTCCGTCTCGACGGCCTCGATGTACTGGCACTTCGTCGACGTCGTCTGGATTTTCCTCGTCGTCGTCCTGTACATGGGCGCGAACCTCGTCTGA
- a CDS encoding NAD(P)-dependent alcohol dehydrogenase has protein sequence MRAARLHEYTHDMSNGLSIDEVDAPQVTAGDDVVVEVEGAGWCQTDNHIIEGMWEEYVPQELPMTLGHENAGTVVETGEDVDIVSEGDQVICHPVQTCGTCRPCRQGETMYCENDAFNGLTTDGGFADQLLTSDRSVIPLPEGVDPVDIAPHADAGITAYHAAKKAVDGLNPGDTAVVIGVGGLGHIGLQCLDAMCAADLVAVDIKQSARDLADDLGAHYTIDPESQDVASEVEAISDGVGAAQVLDFVGADETTALAPDICAAGGDHHIIGYGGHIHEPAQALVNGEFAYQGNIVGQYTELQELVALVERGAVDLHTTRYGLDDVNTVAQRLEDRDIDGRAVITP, from the coding sequence ATGCGCGCAGCCAGACTCCACGAGTACACACACGACATGTCGAACGGGCTCTCGATAGACGAGGTGGACGCGCCACAGGTCACAGCCGGGGACGACGTCGTCGTCGAGGTCGAAGGGGCGGGGTGGTGCCAGACCGACAACCACATCATCGAGGGGATGTGGGAGGAGTACGTCCCACAGGAGCTCCCGATGACGCTCGGTCACGAGAACGCCGGGACGGTCGTCGAGACGGGCGAGGACGTCGACATCGTCTCCGAGGGCGACCAGGTCATCTGTCATCCGGTCCAGACCTGTGGCACCTGCCGGCCGTGTCGCCAGGGCGAGACGATGTACTGCGAAAACGACGCGTTCAACGGCCTGACGACCGACGGCGGCTTCGCCGACCAGTTGCTGACCAGCGACCGGTCGGTCATCCCGCTCCCGGAGGGCGTCGACCCGGTCGACATCGCGCCCCACGCCGACGCCGGCATCACGGCCTACCACGCGGCGAAGAAGGCCGTCGACGGCCTCAATCCGGGTGACACCGCCGTCGTCATCGGCGTCGGCGGCCTCGGCCACATCGGCCTCCAGTGTCTCGACGCGATGTGTGCGGCGGACCTCGTCGCCGTCGACATCAAGCAGTCCGCCCGCGACCTCGCCGACGACCTCGGGGCACACTACACCATCGACCCCGAGAGCCAGGACGTCGCCAGCGAGGTCGAGGCCATCAGCGACGGCGTCGGGGCCGCGCAGGTGCTCGATTTCGTCGGGGCCGACGAGACGACCGCGCTCGCGCCCGACATCTGTGCCGCCGGCGGCGACCACCACATCATCGGCTACGGGGGCCACATCCACGAGCCCGCACAGGCGCTGGTCAACGGCGAGTTCGCCTATCAGGGCAACATCGTCGGCCAGTACACCGAACTCCAGGAACTGGTCGCGCTCGTCGAGCGGGGCGCGGTCGACCTCCACACGACCCGGTACGGCCTCGACGACGTCAACACCGTCGCACAGCGGCTCGAAGACCGCGACATCGACGGTCGCGCGGTCATCACCCCCTGA
- a CDS encoding DUF7385 family protein encodes MEQLDVSGSFDVHDYRHGLKLLKDDRGTMTLANRTGFACPACGDAFETLFISEKRTNTFGNPGSPFCLVRTDDQLLVLTH; translated from the coding sequence ATGGAACAGCTAGACGTCAGCGGGAGCTTCGACGTACACGACTACCGCCACGGGCTCAAACTGCTGAAAGACGACCGCGGGACGATGACGCTGGCGAACAGGACGGGGTTCGCCTGCCCGGCCTGCGGGGACGCCTTCGAGACGCTCTTTATCAGCGAGAAGCGGACGAACACCTTCGGAAACCCCGGCTCGCCGTTCTGTCTGGTCCGGACCGACGACCAACTCCTGGTCCTGACACACTGA